The nucleotide window GCGTTGCCCGGCCACCACTCACGTCACGGTGGGCACGACGGATCCGAAGACGGGCAGGAACCGGCCGGCGACGAGCGAAACGAGTCGCGCGTCGAACAGTCAGTGTTCGAGACGGAGGCCGAAGACGCCGAGGAGGCCGAACGGGCGGTCGACGAACAGCACGGACGCGGGGCGGAGCACGGACCTATCCGTGGCGGCCACGACGGCAACGGCACTCATAACGGAGATGGCGGGATGCACGAGAGACACGAACAACTGTTTCGGCGACGGTTTTTCGTCTCGACCCTGCTCTCGATTCCCGTCTTGCTGTACAGCGAGACGCTGCAGACGTGGCTCGGCTTCTCGATGCCGGTGTTTCCCGGCAGCGAGTGGATCACCCCCGTCTTCGCGGTGATCGTCTTCGCCTACGGTGGCGTACCGTTCCTTCGGATGGCCGTCCCCGAACTCGAGGACCGCACGCCGGGGATGATGACGCTGATTTCGATGGCGATCACCGTCGCGTTCGTCTACAGTCTGGCGAGCATCCTCGTGCCGACCCAGTCGGCGTTCTTCTGGGAACTGGTGACACGGTGATCGTCGCGATCAATGCCCAGTTCCTCCGTCGAGTCGATCTCGACCTCTCGGATCTGCCGGGCGTATCCCCGCCACAGGAACCACAGCCAGCAGACTGACAGACGGATCCCCGCCTATCCGTCCGGTCAGTCGCTAACTGGTCACCTCGAGTCGGACTCCGATCTATGATTGACGGGCCTCGAGTCCCAACAGTTATGTGAATACTGCACTATACTATATTCGATGAGCCGTCAGGAACACGACCGCCGCCCGCGTTGTTCGCCCGCAGCTGGGTTCGACCGGTCCAGCAACTTCACGGCCGATCCGATACCCGTGTCCGCACGCACTGCTCGGGTCGCGCAATGACGCTGTACGATCGGCTCGCTGACCTCCCGCTGACGATCGAAACCTCGGAGCGGACCAGCCGTCGCCGCGAGACGGCGAGCGAGGGGACCCGCGTCACGTCAACGTTCGTCCTGCTTTCGGGGACGGAGTTCGGTGCTGGCGAGGACGTGACCCACGAGGTCGTCGACCACGAAGCGCTGCCCGAGCCCCCGGTGTTCGACTTCGCGGGCGAGTACACGGTCGACGAATTCTCTCGGTCGCTCGAGGCCGTCGATCTCTTCCCGACGAAGCCGCCCGAGCGCGAGGTGTCGCGACACTACCGTCGCTGGGCGCTCGAGAGCGCCGCGCTCGATCTGGCACTCAAGCAAAACGACACGACACTCGCGGCGCGACTCGATCGCACGCGGTCACCGGTTCGGTTCGTCGCCAGCGCCCCGGTCCCGGACGGCGATCCGACGCGGGTCGAATCGATCCTCGCAGTCAACTCCGCCTGCGAGTTCAAGCTGTCGCCGACCGCAGCGTGGTCTGCGGACACAGTCGAAACGCTCGCAGCGACTGATGCCGTCCGCGTGCTCGACCTGCAAGACCAGTGTGCGGAATCGACAGACGATTCCCAGCCGGCTCCCGAACGCTATCAGCGGGTGCTCGAGGCGTTCCCCGACGCCATCGTCGAGGATCCGGCCGTCTCCGACGACGTCCGACCGCTGCTTCGAGCGAACGCGGATCGTCTCTCGTGGGACGCCCCGATACACGGGGTCGAAGACCTTCGCTCGCGGCCGTTCCCGCCACGCTGGTGTACCATTACACCATCGCGTTTCGGCACGGTCCGTTCACTCCTCGAGACCATCGAGTACTGTCTCGACCACGGGATCAGGATGTACGGCGGCGGCCAATCGGAACTCTGTGTCGGACGTGGCCATATCCAGCTGCTCGCCTCGCTGTTTTACCCCGACGGGCCGAACGACGTCGCGCCGCGGTCGTACAACGAGCCCGCAGTGCGAACGGAACTGCGCGCCAGTCCGCTCGAGCCACCTGAAATTCTGACGGGGCTGGAGTGGAAAGACATCGAGTGAGCGTCGCTCAACTGGCCCTCGAGCGGCGTCCGATACTACGGGCCGAATTCGACGGGCCTTACGAACGGAACGCCGTGATCGCGGTTCGCAGACACCGTTTCGCCTGCCCGGCGTGACACCGGAGCGTGGCTCGAATCCCGTCGTAGGTGTTCCCGAGTAAGTTGCCGAAGTAGATCGTTCGAACGAACGCTTGTATATCGGCGGCCGTCTCCGGACCGTACGTTTCTCGCAGTTCGGCGACGGCGTCTCGACCGGGGCACTCGTTCGTCTCGGCGTAGCGCTGGGCGAACAGCAGCGCCGGGCGTTCTGCCGCCGTGACGACACCGTCGACGTCTCGCTCGAGCAACTGTTCGATCGTCTCTTCGTCCATTCCGGCCTCGAGCGCGAGGTCGGTGTGATACCGCGAACAGTACTGACACTCGTTGATCGAGGTCACGGCTAGCATGATCTTCTCCGCGAACTGGGTGTCGACCCTGTTGGCTTTCTGCGCACGGACGAGCCGCGGCAGGTTTCGGAGAAACCGACCGAGTCCGACGACGAACGAGGTGGCCGTGAACGTCTTCTTTCGGAACTCGTCACATCCTCCTGACCGACATTGCTTGGTTATGGACACAATGCACATTACTAATGCATCAATTATAAGCGAACTGGAGTCGGTCCGCTCGATCAATCGGTGGAGTCCGCACTCGAGACAGTTGTCCTGTCGGGAGAAGTGAGCCGCCGAAACCTACAGATCGATGCCGCCGTTGACGTCGATCACTTCGCCGGTAATGTAGCCGGACTGCTCGGTCGCAAGGTAGCGCGCGAGGCTGGCGATTTCGTCGACTGCCGCGAAGCGCTCGAGTGGGATGTCCTCGCGCAGGCCGTCTTGAATCTTGTCCGGGATGGCTTCGACCATCTCCGTGCGCGTAAAGCCGGGGGCGATGCAGTTCGCCGTCGTGCCGGTGCCCGCCAACTCGAGTGCGAGCGAACGGGTAAAGCCGAAGAGGCCGCTTTTGGCCGCGGCGTAGTTGGCCTGACCGACGTTGCCCTGCTTGCCGATCACGCTCGAGATGTTGATGATCCGGCCGTGATCGACGGTCTCGAGGTCGTCGTAGAACGCCTTCGTACAGTTGAACGTACCGTGAAGCG belongs to Natronorubrum aibiense and includes:
- a CDS encoding carboxymuconolactone decarboxylase family protein is translated as MSITKQCRSGGCDEFRKKTFTATSFVVGLGRFLRNLPRLVRAQKANRVDTQFAEKIMLAVTSINECQYCSRYHTDLALEAGMDEETIEQLLERDVDGVVTAAERPALLFAQRYAETNECPGRDAVAELRETYGPETAADIQAFVRTIYFGNLLGNTYDGIRATLRCHAGQAKRCLRTAITAFRS
- a CDS encoding beta-ketoacyl-ACP reductase, yielding MNATITTKPTELELPPRQPLSGRTCLVTGASRGIGRGIARELGRHGATVIVNYRSSEGDAHAVADSITDSDADGTGHPVQADVTDRADVEAMSDAVHDEFGPIDVLVNNAGITADCTFANMTAEDWHRVFDVSLHGTFNCTKAFYDDLETVDHGRIINISSVIGKQGNVGQANYAAAKSGLFGFTRSLALELAGTGTTANCIAPGFTRTEMVEAIPDKIQDGLREDIPLERFAAVDEIASLARYLATEQSGYITGEVIDVNGGIDL